In the Phaeobacter gallaeciensis genome, one interval contains:
- a CDS encoding STAS/SEC14 domain-containing protein, with protein MLKIMNESEGPVVGIRASGLLHEEDYTTLLPELEARFDTYGKLRLLFFADSGFEGWDIRAAWDDMSFGLKHASDFERLALVGAPDWVVWCLKLSAFLMKGEVKVFDGDALDAAWAWVRA; from the coding sequence ATGCTCAAAATCATGAACGAAAGCGAAGGGCCCGTCGTCGGTATACGGGCCTCCGGGCTTTTGCACGAAGAGGACTACACCACTTTGTTGCCCGAACTCGAAGCGCGTTTTGACACCTACGGCAAACTGCGCCTCCTGTTCTTCGCGGACAGCGGTTTTGAAGGGTGGGATATCAGGGCCGCCTGGGACGACATGTCTTTCGGGCTAAAGCATGCCTCGGATTTTGAACGTCTCGCCCTTGTCGGCGCGCCCGATTGGGTCGTCTGGTGCCTCAAGCTCAGCGCGTTCCTGATGAAGGGCGAGGTCAAGGTGTTCGATGGCGATGCGCTTGATGCCGCCTGGGCTTGGGTGCGGGCTTAA